A window of Phragmites australis chromosome 2, lpPhrAust1.1, whole genome shotgun sequence genomic DNA:
aattggtcctcacgaggtgaagtgcacatgcaataagtcaaaactgcaccatatcccgtgctcccatatcttggccgcttgcagggacatgggcggcAACGACGGATCACAATATGTATCACCCTATTTCACGATAGATGtactgaggagcacatggcttccaaagatgcgttccttcaacatcggatcaagctacaaagcaatcgagtagcctaagtgggtaccttatcccaggGTCAgacgcacagatcctggaaagcctagagccacgaggctacaaggtgacatagatgcagcagatgctgttgatggactACGTAGGTGTAAAATATGCAAGCAATCTGGTCctgacaggaggacttgtccgACCCGGCGGTAAACTATTAGGCTACGATCGAACTGGAATGTATTGAATTTGTTGACATTGagttttttatatgaagtttattggaaatatggattgtattgtaatttgttatgcACGTATTAGGTGttgtacctattttgtaataacTGTTATCTTACGTTGTTTTGTAattgaaccatgaggcttaAAATCATTTGCATGGCTCAtgttcaccttcccgagcttcttcaaatacggtacgacgagaaccataagGGTGATTTTCGTAGGGCAACAGGTACAACGATAATACATGAATTTCAATTGCTCTGATAACTTGGTACTTACTCAATAAATGTATTGCATACCTTTGCAGTTGGCCCCGTTGCGTTCCAGTAGTGTGCGCaagcttaaggagttagaccatcgattccacgagccactcgcataGGCCGGACTACTACCGTTCGCTCTTATGATGGtaggagctcccatggagggtggtggcaggactccCCTGCCGCCGATTGAGATCTCACTGCTCACAGGCCTCGTCGACCactggcgtcctgagacgcacacattCCACTTTCTTTACGGAGGGATGACTGTTACTTTacgggacgtggccatgctaaCCGGGCTCCCGATAAGGGGCACCCCGTTAGTACTTTCACGATCAGCAAAGGAGCGGTGGAAGAGTTATATTAagggcaggtaattatttgttacataAAGCATTTCATACGTTGCAGTATTGTTCGTGGTTCATTGAGTCTCTGCATCTTTTATGTttaatgtgcaatatgacatgaaggacgTAGGGCTCTCCATGTCATGTATTCATGGGCTACCACAATTCAGCTCTTGCCCACCGGATGCGAACGAGGCAACAGTTATGCAGCATTACGAGGTGTACTTATACATCTTGCTTGGAGGTattatgttctgcaacacggcagaCGATTATGTACTTCtgcatattgtatggttagcgcgTCAGCTCGCATCACGTCCGTACAAGCCAACACGTTACAAttggggatctgctgtgttgACCGCTACATAGAAAGGATTATGTGTCGCTACCCAACGGTCAACGAAAATGAGATCTATTTCTGGCTGCCTACACTTTCTACAGCTCTGGAGCTGGGAGTATCTCCCGGTTTGTCGACCGTGGGTGAGCAAGATCTACTATCCAGTTCCCATCTCCGATGGCGTTATCGACGACATGAGGCCAACGATGGGGTATCGTTGGATTCGTGCCAGGCTGCGATGGACTCACCaccaagaccatggaaactacgctcgggtgatcagtgaccttgaCGTCCTCAGCGCCGacctcgtggagtgggatccatggcgtagggaatgagtggccgaaattgcgactACCGGtctcatcgcatcctcttgttttCGTGACTccgacttatggatgaccagatgtTTTTTGCTTTACATGAACAATGTAGAAGTGTATTCTCCTGATCtgtacagaggcagtttggTCATCGTCAGTTGGTgtcagtacctcccccacgagacgtTGGTCGGACGCACGAGTAATTGTGTTACTGTACATACAATTCTTGTGTTACGAAATTgtaactgtttatgtcacgtacaggagaAGTGCACAAGAGAACACAGGCACACATGACTGGTCGGAGATTAATGCAGAGCACATAAATCGGTGGATGGAGTCAGACCcagtggatgtcgtcgttcctgtAGGATAGTACAACGACAacacgtactgggagtacctttcgtggtaccagtcacgcacgcgtgccaccttactcagcggcaaCGTACTGCCAGCCCCCATACCCTTCTCTGAAGATTGTGCCCGGcttcttcatgtggtggtaagtgatgttatacttataacaatttttattagtttctcatccgtattactgacataaccCTCAACAACTACAGACCGAAGCGGGGTACGAAATGCATAGGTATACGGAACATGCatgtggggaagcaagtgggtcatcCACGCGAAGGGATCGGCACCCTctccgggactacatgaggacgagagggtctcgcttGTTGTTCGcgatacgtggtctaggtgatTGCGCCCCGCGTTCTAGGGGTTATGATGTACCCGCTatggacccgtcccgtgcctcccacagcaggcgctcgtCCAGTACTCATGAGGCACATTCACGGGAGGCACCTTCTTCTGCGGCCATCATGTAACACGTTCTTGTGTTGGAGCCGAGGAGGTGATCGAGGCTCCTGCTCCCGAGGAGTGTACACTAGGTTCTCAGCCCCCTCCGTTCACACAACCTACTCAGGTTACGCAGACAACTACACCAGTATTATCAACTCACCACGAGGACGTAATTGACTGCACACAACAGACGCCCACCTGGAGCGGCacacaagattttgactgggctgctacATTGCAAGCGAGTAGCTTCACTGAGCTACTGAGCAGccaatacccccaatatcccgatacacctgggggttcacagtggtaccaggaAGCTGAGACTTCAGCATTTCGGACTCCATCCGAGCACGTAATACCGGCAGGCACACTCCCGCATGACGATCCTACATtgtggtacatgcagggccgagttagcggttctggatATACATTCGGTGGAGTTGGAACACAGCacgacgatgaagatgaggactaAGGGCATACGTGGCAGGGGCCAGCTcaggccgctgggatgagggccacacacccgccaaatgcttacactcctggggattgcttGCGGCGTCGGCGTCGTTAATGAGCCAGTGCAAtatattgtgtactcatctATTTTGTGTACTCATTTATACTAtgtgttattcactatattatatactcatttgtactataccatacacttcagtgttcaagtaattacatttaatttacataatttttatcaattaattaggacacataacttatttatgagtaacttattaagtatttgtatatatcatttacGATATTTCATACCTGTTTATTAAATAATCagcgattcgtgctttggtgcagagaaAAAAATTGCAGTGAAAGATCAATACTTATATGGCGGAAAATTCTAGTACTGGCTTCCCATAGACACATACAATGATAGATATAGCATTAACTACCTCTTTACAGGTTGtgcatggagggaaggatgatcccttcaaagagAGCAACCTAATTCAAGCTGTGTCTAAATTGAATGCAAGACCGTTATGTTCTGTGTTCACCGTTTCACttctacatgtaacaaccgacgaTCTTAGGGCCCTTTTGCATGAGCGCCGCCAAATATACCTAAGAGTGTGCGAACTAGCCAACCATCCTTCTGTGCCgggtttctgtatgaggcaaagaatgatggcgatgttgcccgaccagtatgcattcCACATACAGGTTCGTCAATTTCTATTTGATCACCATACTTATCTTGTTGCGGTTGATTCGAATACGCCTCTTCTGCTTTAGGCATTCCCAAAAGACGCAgagttaatcaacaaagaaagGCCACACTTCTTGTCAATGCATATGCTCTTTGGCGGGGGTGTGATACCTGGTttgcgtagaagacgacgaagatcaaCGAACCTAATGGGTACAAGagctgatgatgatttcatgccactaatgcctcgacgttccaccagccatacaTGAGAAGGTTCAACAAAcactacaagagcacatgcTTGTACTGTGATACCTCAagacaacgacgacgacgacgatttcatgccaccaatgtctcaacgttccaccagccatacaggagaaggttcaacgaacactacaagagcacgtgctcgtaccgtgatacctcaagacgacgacgacgacgacgatttcatgccaccaatgcgtTGACGTTTTCACCAGCCATACATGAGATGGTTCAACGAAcactacaagagcacgtgctcgtactgtgatacctcaagacgacgaggatgatgatttcatgccaccaatgcctcgacgatTTCGCTAATCTACGTCGTCACTTTCcgccgccatcttgagatgatcaatgatacaagggctAATGTTacgcatgttcaaacatacctaagtgttaagacTGCTCGCCACCTTATAGACTACATGCTTTCTTACtcatgcattttgaaatgtacagttaCATTAGCaactaatttctaattttgttcaGAGTTactaattacatgaaataataaCACATCGTTACATAAAATGAAGAGCCAAATCACTAAGATAAAATGACTGTTAAATTAACAACTCGTTTCAAATTTAGTTAAAAGTTgctaattacatgaaataacaaaataCCTGTAACATGGAATCGAACCGGCCACAtggaaaaaaaacatgtatttcggcacaccgtgtgccgaatacacttgatttttgccacacggtgtgccgaaatacgcttTTCCCTGTATTCGACACACAGgtgattttcggcacaccgtgtgccgaatacagtatattcggcacacggtgtgccgaaaatgactttTCCGGTACACCGTGTCCCGCAAAACCATTTTCGACACACTGTGcaccgaatacagatgctaaaatcataaaaaaaaaataaaaaattgtctaTTTAATTAAATATGCTCACATATATTGTACAAATTCGTATTTTTGCCGGTATTGCTCCCCTCATCTTTAATTATTGGCAGATTTTACTATCTGTCATTGAATAGTTTATTATGTTTTATATATGCTATTATTATATTAATGATATATGAGTCTAAGCTATACATGTTATTcttataataaataatatattatagatTAGACAGTTATTAGGTAACATACCGTgaatttatcataattttttttgggagAATTTGTTCGCTACCATTGCGACAAAATCTACATGTCTTGTAAACTTCGAAGCTAAACATATTTGAAGTAACTTTTCTTTTACAAAAATAGTGGTGTAAGTTAACGATGAGAGGCTAACCACTGGCGCATGCTATGTTTAGGTAGATGAAATGACCAAGTCACAGTCCGTCATCATACAACGTACCAGCGCAGTGCTATCGGAGCAGTAGAATCCGACGTATAATCATCATACGTATTTTGCGCCCTTATTACGTTATACTCTATGTATATAAAAAACATATAATGCATTTAGTGATGAAGATATGGTTCGTATTCcgttaataaaaaaagaaagatatggTATAAATTTGGTGCCTTTATTGTGTTGTACTCTATGCGTCAAATGGACTTATAGCATGAAGATACGGTCTTCATCACCACGTCAGAAATGCATTTGGTGCCTTTTATTATATTGCACTATATGCATAAAAGACAGATTGCGATTCTGGTGATGAAGATATGATCAATTGATTGTTAAGGATGATCGCTATCACCTTAGGACAGATAAGCCTTTTGGTGGATATTGGATGCCTTAGGACTGATTGGTGTCTAGCgtttttttctagaaaaatagaAGACGCCCGGAGGAACAAAAGAACAATGGGTTCAACCTGCAGGCTCCATCTGAGGCCAGAGAAAAATAGATAGAGAAAAAGACGATGCGTTTTGCTGGATATCGTTGGCTGATGGATTGGCTTTTACCGAGAgtgaaaaaggaaaatgaaggACAATCGTGGTCGGCAGGATTCGAACCTGCGCGGGCAGGGCCCACATGATTTCTAGTCATGCCCGATAACCACTCCGGCACGACCACCTTGCTGTTGTCGCCAACCTCCGAACATGTTTTGACAAACTCCTAAATTTCACTGCAGGCAGGGCCCACATGAAGCAAGAGGGCTTCGGTGTTGACGACGGCAGACTGGCttgatggaggaggtgggggcgAGCGAAGACGGCCTGATGGAAACGGGTTAGTGTGGCTGCGGGCAGAAGGCGGGAATGTCGGGAGGTTGAGGACGGCTGTGAACCGTTGCAATATTGCAATGTTGCAACGACCACTTTTTTTTATATCGCGTGTCAAAGCTGCAATGCCAGTTCCTTTAcaagaagaagagaaacaaaGTTGTGGAGATAATTGTCGATGATGTAAGACGAAGTTGCCCCAATCCGAAGGCTGAACTTATGTATTATGATGTCGAAGACTGATAAGACATGGATGACACAGGGCAAACATGGTCACTCTCTCGAATCCGAAGGCTGAACTTATGTATTATGATGGCTCTGTCAGACTTGTTGGATTCTTAGTTGTATGAAAATCAGGAAACTCCGTTTTCAGCTTCAGTGTTTGAGGGAAAGAAGAGCACATAGAACCTTTCTGCTGGGCGTTGAGAATCGAGATGCAGAACGAGGGGATGATCAGTCTCCTGCAGCACAGCATATCTGGCAGTTTTTCCTGTAAGAAATACAGTTTTGACGAACCTATCTGGTGGCATTTCGACATGAAATCATCATAGTTATGAAACATATTGTGGTTTGCACTTTCCAGATCCTCCACTGAAAACATATGCAGAAGTCTCAGAAAGTGGTTTACACTTCACAGATATGGCCTACCAGGCACTTCCGCAAATGCAGATGTAGTGATTAAAAACTGGATCAACAGTGTATAGTTTCTAACTTTCCACTCGTAATGATTTATGGGTACTTTAGTCATATACATCCACACTGCTATTGGTAGTTCAGTAATATACATCCACGCTGCTTAAGCACATAAGATGAAATAAGGctacagaagaagaaaatataaacatgGGTACAAAAGAAACATCAACTAGAGCAGGCCTAATTATCATTCCACGTGAACGGGAACTCACGAGGTCTTCCACAACTGTGTACTTCCAAACTCCAAGTAGCCGGTAAATCCGCTGGCATTGCATAGAAATATAGAATGCTAGTGAGTAGCAAGGCGAGTGACGCTGGGCGTCTAGGGGTAATTGTACTATTAACTCTAAGTACATCTCACAGGTGCCCCAGCACAGGCCACGGAGTCACTCCATTGGCAGGAAGCATAGGCTTTATGATCGGAGCTCGCCGCACCATCGTGATGGATTCATTCAGACGTGATGCTTGGCCCTTGAATTGAGATGCCTTCTGCAGGGATGTAAAGTTCAGGATAAAAGTGGCAGTCAGTAAGAGAATATAGCATTGCAAGGGGCAAACGGAGCTAAGCCATAATGGGTTACAAAACGAAAATTGGAACAACATAATGTAAATAATGATTGTTCGACTGTTTAATACCAACACATTCCAATAAGGATCAGTTGGAATGTTGGTCGATGTGTTATCCACAATGTACATGGCAGTACACAGAGTTATCAGGGAATGATCTGGTGTTTACATTGTACTGCCATGCGATTTATCACCAAGTCCTAACCCCGTCATCGCATTAGAAGAAACCATAGAAGCGCTTGTGGGCGTAGCAAGGCAAGTTCTTCGATCCTTTGTACTCCCTCTCTGCTCTTCCTTCAGCATATTCAGCACAGGAGCATCGCCAAAGACAGGCCCGGAGCCATCCTACAGGTCTCCTCGGGACCTCAGCTAGGCTCAGTGATCCAGGAAGCAGCGTCTCAAGAAGGCAAAATCCGCAAACAAGACGCTTGCGCGGAAGGGGATCGAAAGGCGTCACCTTTTCGTCGAGGACGAGGCGGACGCGCGCGACGGCCTTGCTCTGGCGCCGCATCCGGTACAGCCGACGCCCGAGCACGGCGAAGCCGAGTAGCGCGACGGCAAACGGCACCGACCACGCGCTCCTCGCCGCGCGCAGGGCCCACACCCGCAGCGCGTCCAGCGGCAGCTTCCACCACCGCACCGCTTCTCCTCCCTTCGCCACCGCCCCCTcgggctccgccggcgccgcggccCCCTCGAACGGCTCGACCTCGGTCTTCTCTCCGTCCGAGGACGAGTCCGACCACAGCGCCGCGCGGTCACGGCTGGGGAAGATGAGGTCATCGGGGTCCGGCTCCACCCAGCTCGCGCTGCCGGAGTCTGcgaggagctcctcctcctcggagtcCCCTTTCGACAACGACGCCCTCCTGGGGTACTTGGCGCCGGAGCCGAGGTCGAAGTAATCGTGCTTGATGGCGCCGGCGTCGTCCTCCCCGACGCCGGCGTACGgctcggccgcggcggcggccttggGGCACGCGAGGAGGAGCTCCCAGTCCTCGTCCATCCCGCGGAGGCTAGCCAGGGTTTGGGCGTGGATGGGGCAAAGAGGAAGAGGATGCTGTGCCGTGTCGGGTGGGAGAAGATTCGCTGGATTGGAAGGAAACGGTGGTTATTTTGCAGTTGCTTCAGCGTTTGTggggagaaaggaaaggaaaggaaaggaatagaatttgattcttttttatttgcatGAAGCGATGCAAATTACGAAGCGTCGAAGCAGTGGCCGTTCAATTTCAACAGGAGTATTCGAATGCTATGGTGATCGATTGGCACCTCCAGTCTTCACTGTAAAATTCAGTAATACTCCGATAGAAAATTCAATCAAATATTCATCATTTTGGGTATGAGATCGTGCCagattctccaaaaaaaaaagtcccaAGTAATTCACTAGATAATTGCAATTTCTACTCAGTAAATTTGTTTGGTTTGGTTACAATCACTCCTTAATTATGAAAGTTTGATCTAATCAACTTGCATCGTGACACGTGAGCACGTGCAACAGAGATAAGGTGGTTCTTCAAAccgaaaggaaaaaagaaagaaataagatGAAATGCGAAGTGGAACTAGATTTTTAGAGGCCTGCGTGAGAACGTGTGCTTGGTGGCGTTCATCGACAGCGATTTGATTTGGTTTCTCGTCGATTTATGGGTCGTTCAAAATAACGCTTCAGATATTTTGTTTGCCAAAGCACCCCCATAATCTCGTTTGTCTGTTCGAGATTTTCTCTGGTAGTCTGGTGGCCGAGTGTCGAGTGAGAGAGAAATTCTGGAGCGTACTCCTATCATCATTGTCTGAAACGAAAATTCCATGTGTTCAATCAATTTTACGGGCTGCTATTCCTCGAGTGAATTCGAGTGACGTAACGATACTGAAACGAAGGAGCGGCCACTTTGAAAGGCACGAATCTGTCCACGTCGACGTTTCAGTTCAGCACGGATACCAGAAGAATGacgattcttttttttttagggggACTAGCAAGAGTTCTACCGTACACGGTTTTGATTTACATTGTGACTGTGAGAGAAAAAGTTAAAGTAAGTTCCGAAGTAAGGGGCAGCCCTAAGAAAAAAAGGACCCTAATCCTCAAGAAACAAAGCATGACTCCCCAAAGATATAGCATCTATTGTGAGACTTGCTACTTTTCCTGAGTTTTCGTCTAATTTTGAAAGATATGTGGATTACATTCTATCTAGATATTTCACATGGTGTAGATGAGAAAATCGTTAAATTATGACAGTGTGTTTTCGGTATGGCCTACCAAGCGTTGTGCAAAGGGACACAGAAATGACGAGGGATGACGATTCTCTCTATGTCCAAAGGGCACGTAAGATAGGAACGTAAAAAGCATATGGTTTTGGTTGCTCAAATTGGCCAGGAAAATGAAGTTGCTTACGCAGAGGAACCTTTCTGCaaagtaattagtagttgctgGGTTTAGTCAGCAAAAGTCATGGACTCATGGGTTAGTCTCGGTGCAGCTGTAAGCCTGTAAACCATCTGCAACCGTTGCTGTTTTGCGACCCATGCAGCAGTTCGAGTGCGCTTGAGCCTGCACTCTTTGGCTGCATTTTGCCGCGTGCAAGGCACACCTGTTGAGAACTTGAGATGCCATGGTTTATTGATAGCAAAGACCACGGTGAGCCCCCTGGTTTATCAGGTCCATTATTGGCGTAATACCGCTGCGCAGCTCACGAGATTGATGATCTTGTAGTTGAAGCGCACACACTTGAGTGTTGATCTCTTCCAATGACTGCAGTTTGCAGCTCGCAGGACACTTCTTTACCTCATTGAATCTTGAGAGGATATGCTTTGTCGGCAGGCAAAACCATGGTGAGCCCCTAGTTTAGCAGGTCCATTGGCACTAGACGGCTGCGGAGCTCACAAGATTAGCCATACCTGTTATGCCAGGCCATTTTCAGTGAGCATAACGCAGCCTCAAGAAACCACAAAGTGACAGTCCTGCGCTCGTGCTCTTCAAGACAAAACATATGCAGCCATGAACTTGCTTCATCGCCTAGCATGGCAAAATCTCCcgatttttttaaacttttttctatttttcttaacTTTTCCATTCGAGATGTACTGAttttgctgcttcttcttcttcttgtaccTCTTCTTCTAATAACGCTTCAGATATTTTGTTTGCCAAAGCACTCCATTATCTCGTTTGTCTGTTCTAGCTTTTATCTGGTAGCAGAACGTCCAGTGAGAGCGAAATCCTAGAGCCTGCTACTCATCATCATTGACAGAAAAATCTGTTAGAGGTTGGGCTGTAGCCCAATTAAATATTCAAATAAATCTCAATGCCTATTCATGGATGACAAGTGGTGAGAAAATTATTAGTACTGTATTTCTAATCTAGTAGGACGTAGACCACATTATAAAATGAACTAGTcttatctaaaaatataaaataaaaagcaaacaaagaacACACGTGTATGCTCAC
This region includes:
- the LOC133909326 gene encoding uncharacterized protein LOC133909326 — translated: MDEDWELLLACPKAAAAAEPYAGVGEDDAGAIKHDYFDLGSGAKYPRRASLSKGDSEEEELLADSGSASWVEPDPDDLIFPSRDRAALWSDSSSDGEKTEVEPFEGAAAPAEPEGAVAKGGEAVRWWKLPLDALRVWALRAARSAWSVPFAVALLGFAVLGRRLYRMRRQSKAVARVRLVLDEKKASQFKGQASRLNESITMVRRAPIIKPMLPANGVTPWPVLGHL